From the genome of Streptomyces sp. NBC_00659, one region includes:
- the recX gene encoding recombination regulator RecX produces MTRRTDWAEYAYPLTPDGPGQGYDGGDGGPAGDGDRPYGGAGGYGGHPYGTDGGFHEADGFYGVAPEERDPDGGGSTGGDARHGDGLPRGHGSPDAVSRRGGRADGGPRGGRGRRRRGGFGEPSGDPRDGDTPTSSRAEKGESPGDPAERARAICLRLLTGTPRTRKQLADALRKREIPDEVADEVLSRFEEVGLINDSAFADAWVESRHHGRGLARRALVQELRTKGVESTLIDEAVGQLDAEQEEATARELVARKLRSTRGLDRDKRLRRLAGMLARKGYSQGMALRVVRRALEEEGEDTEGLGDEGF; encoded by the coding sequence ATGACACGACGAACCGACTGGGCCGAGTACGCCTATCCCCTCACCCCCGACGGGCCGGGGCAGGGGTACGACGGGGGTGACGGCGGTCCGGCCGGAGACGGTGACAGGCCGTACGGCGGTGCCGGGGGGTACGGAGGCCATCCGTACGGCACCGACGGCGGGTTCCACGAAGCCGACGGTTTCTACGGCGTCGCTCCGGAGGAACGGGATCCGGACGGCGGAGGTTCGACGGGCGGTGACGCACGGCACGGTGACGGCCTGCCGCGCGGTCACGGCTCGCCGGACGCGGTCTCCCGGCGCGGTGGACGCGCCGACGGCGGACCGCGTGGTGGAAGGGGTCGTCGACGGCGCGGCGGTTTCGGTGAACCGTCCGGCGACCCGCGGGACGGAGACACCCCCACCTCGTCGAGGGCCGAGAAGGGGGAGTCCCCGGGGGACCCGGCTGAGCGGGCGCGAGCGATCTGTCTGCGCCTGCTCACCGGGACCCCGCGCACGCGCAAGCAACTGGCGGACGCGTTGCGCAAGCGCGAGATCCCCGACGAGGTGGCGGACGAGGTGCTGTCACGGTTCGAGGAGGTCGGGCTGATCAACGACAGCGCCTTCGCGGACGCCTGGGTCGAGTCCCGGCACCATGGCCGGGGGCTGGCCCGGCGGGCGCTCGTCCAGGAACTGCGGACCAAGGGCGTGGAATCGACGCTGATCGACGAAGCCGTCGGACAGCTCGACGCCGAGCAGGAGGAGGCGACCGCGCGCGAGCTGGTCGCGCGCAAGTTGCGCTCCACCCGCGGACTGGACCGCGACAAGCGGCTGAGACGCCTCGCCGGCATGCTCGCCCGCAAGGGCTACTCCCAGGGCATGGCCCTGCGTGTGGTCCGCCGGGCGCTGGAGGAAGAGGGCGAGGACACGGAAGGGCTCGGGGACGAGGGATTCTGA
- a CDS encoding rhodanese-like domain-containing protein: protein MSDTRQPVGIDTLLEQVRAGLDRVEAEEAYEAVRSGEALLVDTRYAALRERDGLIPGALVVERNELEWRLDPTGSHRAPEATSHDLRVVLFCNEGYASSLAAESLRRLGLHRATDLIGGFQAWKSAGLPVTATGTGS from the coding sequence GTGAGTGACACCCGGCAGCCCGTCGGCATCGACACCTTGCTGGAGCAGGTCCGCGCGGGCCTGGACCGGGTGGAGGCCGAGGAGGCCTACGAGGCCGTGCGGAGTGGAGAAGCCCTTCTGGTCGACACCCGGTACGCCGCCCTGCGGGAACGGGACGGCCTGATCCCCGGCGCCCTCGTCGTCGAGCGCAACGAACTGGAGTGGCGGCTCGACCCCACGGGCAGTCACCGCGCCCCGGAGGCCACGAGCCATGACCTGCGGGTCGTGCTGTTCTGCAACGAGGGGTACGCCTCCAGCCTGGCCGCCGAGTCCCTGCGCCGGCTCGGACTGCACAGGGCCACCGATCTGATCGGCGGCTTCCAGGCGTGGAAGAGCGCGGGCCTTCCGGTGACGGCCACCGGCACGGGGAGCTGA
- a CDS encoding AI-2E family transporter, which yields MAPTDENTQVDQQSSPLGTTPPGPPGADAAGQGARMPRWLPRAMVLALALIAVFQLGSWAFHQLTNLLINILIAFFLALAIEPAVSWMASRGMRRGLATFLVFLGSLIMVAGFVTLLGSMLAGQIIKMIEGFPDYLDSVINWINTHFHTDLRRVDIQEGLLHSDWLRKYVQNSATGVLDVSGQVLGGLFQLLTVALFSFYFAADGPRLRRALCSVLPPARQAEVLRAWEIAVDKTGGYLYSRGLMALISGVAHYILLEALGVPYAPVLGVWVGLVSQFIPTIGTYLAGALPMLIAFTIDPWYALWVLVFVVVYQQFENYVLQPKLTSRTVDIHPAVAFGSVIAGTALLGAVGALIAIPAVATLQAFLGAYVKRYDVTDDPRVHGHRTRGSAGILAGVRRRLGR from the coding sequence GTGGCCCCGACAGATGAGAACACGCAGGTCGATCAGCAGTCATCACCGCTCGGCACGACGCCGCCCGGTCCGCCGGGCGCCGACGCCGCCGGGCAGGGCGCGCGCATGCCGCGCTGGCTGCCCCGCGCCATGGTGCTCGCCCTGGCGCTCATCGCCGTGTTCCAGCTCGGCAGTTGGGCGTTCCACCAGCTCACCAACCTGCTGATCAACATCCTGATCGCGTTCTTCCTCGCGCTCGCGATCGAACCCGCGGTCAGCTGGATGGCCTCACGGGGCATGCGCAGGGGGCTGGCCACCTTCCTTGTCTTCCTGGGCTCGTTGATCATGGTCGCCGGGTTCGTCACCCTGCTCGGCTCGATGCTCGCGGGCCAGATCATCAAGATGATCGAGGGTTTCCCCGACTACCTCGACTCGGTCATCAACTGGATCAACACGCACTTCCACACCGACCTCAGACGGGTCGACATCCAGGAGGGCCTGCTCCACTCCGACTGGCTGCGCAAGTACGTGCAGAACAGCGCCACCGGCGTCCTGGACGTGTCCGGACAGGTGCTCGGCGGCCTCTTCCAGCTGCTGACGGTCGCCCTGTTCTCGTTCTACTTCGCCGCCGACGGACCCCGGCTGCGGCGCGCGCTGTGCTCGGTGCTGCCGCCGGCCCGGCAGGCCGAGGTGCTGCGCGCCTGGGAGATAGCCGTCGACAAGACCGGCGGGTACCTGTACTCACGCGGCCTGATGGCGCTGATCTCGGGCGTCGCGCACTACATCCTGCTGGAGGCGCTGGGCGTGCCCTACGCGCCCGTGCTCGGTGTGTGGGTCGGTCTGGTCTCGCAGTTCATCCCGACCATCGGCACCTATCTCGCGGGCGCCCTGCCGATGCTGATCGCCTTCACGATCGACCCCTGGTACGCGCTGTGGGTGCTCGTCTTCGTCGTGGTCTACCAGCAGTTCGAGAACTACGTGCTCCAGCCCAAGCTGACCTCCAGGACGGTGGACATCCACCCCGCGGTCGCCTTCGGGTCCGTGATCGCGGGCACCGCGCTCCTCGGGGCCGTGGGCGCGCTGATCGCCATCCCCGCCGTCGCCACCCTGCAGGCGTTCCTGGGGGCGTACGTGAAGCGCTACGACGTCACGGACGACCCACGGGTGCACGGGCACCGCACCCGCGGCTCGGCAGGCATCCTCGCCGGCGTGCGGCGGCGGCTCGGCCGGTGA
- a CDS encoding DUF3046 domain-containing protein, with amino-acid sequence MRLTVFWQRMADHFGAGTAETFARDHVMSELGGRTVHEALDSGWEAKDVWRVVCANMNVPHENH; translated from the coding sequence ATGCGGTTGACGGTCTTCTGGCAGCGAATGGCTGATCACTTCGGCGCGGGCACCGCCGAGACGTTCGCGCGCGATCATGTGATGTCGGAACTCGGCGGGCGCACCGTCCACGAGGCGCTGGACTCGGGCTGGGAGGCCAAGGACGTGTGGCGCGTGGTGTGCGCGAACATGAATGTTCCGCACGAGAACCACTGA
- a CDS encoding AzlD domain-containing protein, which translates to MNIWIAIGVTAVGCYAVKLIGLLIPAGVLERPLVQRLAALLPVALLAALTAQQTFADGRVLVLDAKAAGLAAAAVALILRAPFLVVVAAAVVVTAGVRALTG; encoded by the coding sequence GTGAACATCTGGATCGCCATCGGCGTCACCGCCGTCGGCTGCTACGCCGTCAAGCTCATCGGTCTGCTGATTCCCGCGGGCGTCCTGGAGCGGCCGCTCGTCCAGCGCCTCGCCGCTCTGCTGCCCGTCGCGCTCCTGGCCGCTCTCACGGCCCAGCAGACCTTCGCCGACGGGCGTGTCCTCGTCCTCGACGCGAAGGCCGCCGGGCTCGCCGCGGCGGCCGTCGCGCTGATCCTGCGCGCCCCGTTCCTGGTGGTGGTCGCCGCGGCGGTGGTGGTGACGGCCGGGGTCCGCGCGCTGACGGGCTGA
- a CDS encoding FAD-dependent monooxygenase, which yields MDPVIIVGAGPVGLTLALALARQEVPSVVLDEGPGKDEQRLARTVVLREDTVALVERLTGLPLDDAGFRWAGWRSMRRRQVMREITFDGKTPGSTKGVADPLGAGAAWGDDPRGIVAPRGTGPSRDTESAADGEEFSAPLHIAQHALTGALREAIIHERLIKVAVHSRLDSVEQDTSGVTAHTRGPNGTWWRGSYLVGCDGPRSTVRKLQDIRFPGRTAVERHAVAALRTELPWPGEALLHRMMPWRSSGPSAGEVSARPLAEDVWRLDWLLPPGKDLVTPDLLVARIRETLGGWSGGATPAYELLDTGVHTVHHRLARRWRAGRVFLAGDAAHLLGALGTQGLDEGLRDADNLAWKLALTWHHGPHPALLDSYQTERRAVVAARLRAADQALPLLRSGGGLRAYVPGAARGHDALLTDGHLGRGPLGAPGAYAHSPLMPPPAESHAPVDTEPGAPVVDVRVTAEDGSFVPLRERLGRGVLLVVLIAPGTGVWARKHWVTAGVMPRLAAAVTALPHPAELLVAESYPGAAAHTVLLVRPDGHLVTALSGVRPADLYEAAEATLGGPAAQVDAESAAEATAGRR from the coding sequence GTGGACCCGGTGATCATCGTCGGAGCGGGGCCCGTGGGGCTCACGCTGGCCCTTGCGCTGGCTCGCCAGGAAGTCCCCTCCGTGGTCCTCGACGAGGGACCGGGCAAGGACGAACAGCGGCTCGCGCGGACCGTGGTGCTGCGCGAGGACACGGTCGCGCTGGTCGAACGGCTGACAGGACTGCCTCTCGACGACGCCGGCTTCCGTTGGGCCGGATGGCGGTCGATGCGGCGCAGGCAGGTGATGCGCGAGATCACCTTCGACGGGAAGACTCCCGGGAGCACGAAGGGCGTCGCCGATCCTCTCGGCGCCGGTGCCGCGTGGGGCGACGATCCTCGGGGGATCGTCGCCCCACGCGGCACCGGCCCGTCCCGGGATACGGAAAGCGCCGCGGACGGTGAGGAGTTCAGCGCCCCCCTGCACATCGCCCAGCACGCGCTGACCGGCGCCCTGCGCGAGGCCATCATCCACGAGCGGCTCATCAAGGTCGCCGTGCACAGCCGCCTCGACTCCGTCGAGCAGGACACCTCCGGCGTCACGGCGCACACCCGGGGACCCAACGGCACCTGGTGGCGTGGCAGTTACCTGGTCGGCTGCGACGGACCGCGCTCGACGGTGCGCAAGCTCCAGGACATCCGCTTCCCCGGGCGCACCGCCGTCGAACGCCACGCCGTGGCGGCCCTGCGCACGGAACTCCCCTGGCCCGGGGAGGCGTTGCTGCACCGGATGATGCCGTGGCGCAGCTCCGGCCCCTCGGCCGGCGAGGTGAGCGCCCGTCCGCTCGCCGAGGACGTCTGGCGTCTTGACTGGCTGCTGCCACCGGGCAAGGACCTCGTCACGCCTGACCTGCTGGTGGCCCGCATCCGGGAGACCCTCGGGGGCTGGAGCGGCGGCGCCACACCCGCGTACGAACTGCTCGACACCGGAGTCCACACCGTCCACCACCGGCTGGCCCGCCGCTGGCGCGCCGGTCGGGTCTTCCTCGCCGGGGACGCGGCCCATCTGCTCGGCGCCCTCGGCACCCAGGGCCTGGACGAGGGGCTGCGGGACGCCGACAACCTCGCCTGGAAGCTGGCGCTCACCTGGCACCACGGCCCGCACCCCGCGCTCCTCGACAGCTACCAGACGGAACGGCGCGCGGTGGTCGCCGCCCGGCTGCGCGCCGCCGACCAGGCACTGCCCCTGCTGCGCAGCGGCGGCGGTCTGCGCGCCTACGTCCCCGGGGCCGCCCGCGGCCACGACGCCCTGCTCACGGACGGCCACCTGGGTCGCGGCCCGCTGGGTGCGCCGGGGGCGTACGCCCACTCCCCTCTCATGCCTCCGCCCGCCGAGTCGCACGCCCCTGTCGACACCGAGCCCGGTGCTCCGGTCGTCGATGTCCGGGTGACTGCGGAGGACGGTTCGTTCGTACCGCTGCGGGAACGGCTCGGGCGCGGGGTCCTGCTCGTCGTGCTGATCGCTCCGGGTACGGGGGTGTGGGCCCGCAAGCACTGGGTGACGGCCGGCGTCATGCCCCGGCTCGCCGCCGCCGTGACCGCGCTGCCGCACCCCGCCGAACTGCTCGTCGCGGAGAGCTACCCGGGCGCGGCGGCGCACACCGTGCTGCTGGTCCGCCCCGACGGGCACCTGGTCACCGCGCTCAGCGGGGTCCGGCCGGCCGACCTGTACGAGGCGGCCGAGGCGACCCTCGGGGGTCCGGCGGCCCAGGTGGACGCGGAGAGCGCCGCGGAGGCGACCGCGGGCAGGAGATGA
- a CDS encoding amino acid ABC transporter permease, whose protein sequence is MTSVLYDAPGPRAKRRNVVLSVLFVVLLGLLLWWIWLVMDDKGQLKWDLWEPFTTADAWNTYLLPGLWNTLKAAALSMVIALPLGAALGIARLSDHRWVRVPVGAVVEFFRSIPVLLLMLFANELYAKSANVASEDRPFYAVVTGLVLYNSAVLAEVVRAGILALPRGQTEAAYAIGLRKGQTMTSILLPQSVTVMLPAIVSQLVVIVKDTALGGVMIGYTELLVARSTLAANYANVVPSFIVVAVIFIVVNFAITSFASWLEGRLRRGKKSTGAVLSPNDATIAGTTATGAGGGAI, encoded by the coding sequence ATGACCTCCGTCCTCTACGACGCCCCCGGCCCCCGCGCCAAGCGCCGCAATGTGGTCCTCTCGGTGCTCTTCGTCGTCCTGCTCGGACTGCTCCTGTGGTGGATCTGGCTGGTGATGGACGACAAGGGCCAGCTCAAGTGGGACCTGTGGGAGCCGTTCACCACAGCCGACGCCTGGAACACGTATCTGCTGCCGGGTCTCTGGAACACACTGAAGGCCGCCGCGCTCAGCATGGTGATCGCCCTTCCCCTGGGCGCCGCCCTCGGTATCGCACGTCTGTCCGACCACCGCTGGGTGCGGGTTCCCGTGGGCGCCGTGGTCGAGTTCTTCCGGTCCATCCCGGTCCTGCTGCTCATGCTGTTCGCGAACGAGCTCTACGCCAAGTCCGCGAACGTCGCGAGCGAGGACCGTCCGTTCTACGCGGTCGTCACCGGTCTGGTGCTCTACAACTCCGCGGTCCTCGCCGAGGTCGTACGGGCGGGCATCCTCGCGCTCCCCAGAGGACAGACGGAGGCCGCGTACGCGATCGGGCTGCGCAAGGGCCAGACGATGACCAGTATCCTGCTGCCGCAGTCGGTCACCGTGATGCTCCCGGCGATCGTCAGCCAGCTCGTCGTCATCGTGAAGGACACCGCGCTGGGCGGTGTGATGATCGGCTACACGGAACTCCTCGTCGCACGCAGCACCCTCGCGGCCAACTACGCCAACGTCGTCCCGAGCTTCATCGTGGTCGCCGTCATCTTCATCGTGGTGAACTTCGCGATCACCAGCTTCGCCTCCTGGCTGGAGGGGCGACTGCGCCGCGGCAAGAAGTCGACCGGCGCGGTGCTCTCGCCGAACGACGCGACCATCGCCGGTACGACGGCCACGGGTGCTGGCGGGGGCGCGATCTGA
- the recA gene encoding recombinase RecA yields MAGNDREKALDAALAQIERQFGKGAVMRLGERPNEPIEVIPTGSTALDVALGVGGLPRGRVVEVYGPESSGKTTLTLHAVANAQKAGGQVAFIDAEHALDPEYAKKLGVDIDNLILSQPDNGEQALEIVDMLVRSGALDLIVIDSVAALVPRAEIEGEMGDSHVGLQARLMSQALRKITSALNQSKTTAIFINQLREKIGVMFGSPETTTGGRALKFYASVRLDIRRIETLKDGTDAVGNRTRVKVVKNKVAPPFKQAEFDILYGHGISREGGLIDMGVEHGFVRKAGAWYTYEGDQLGQGKENARNFLKDNPDLANEIEKKILEKLGVGVRPTAPTAEPGADAAVSAAPDDAAKTVPAPAAKTTKSRAAAAKS; encoded by the coding sequence ATGGCAGGAAACGACCGCGAGAAGGCGCTCGACGCCGCGCTCGCGCAGATTGAACGGCAGTTCGGCAAGGGCGCAGTGATGCGCCTGGGCGAGCGGCCGAATGAGCCCATCGAGGTCATCCCCACCGGGTCGACCGCGCTCGACGTCGCCCTCGGCGTCGGCGGCCTGCCGCGCGGCCGAGTGGTGGAGGTGTACGGCCCGGAGTCCTCCGGCAAGACGACCCTCACCCTGCACGCGGTGGCGAACGCGCAGAAGGCCGGCGGCCAGGTGGCGTTCATCGACGCCGAGCACGCCCTCGACCCCGAGTACGCCAAGAAGCTCGGCGTCGACATCGACAACCTGATCCTGTCGCAGCCGGACAACGGCGAGCAGGCCCTGGAGATCGTGGACATGCTGGTCCGCTCTGGTGCGCTCGACCTCATCGTCATCGACTCCGTCGCCGCCCTGGTGCCGCGGGCCGAGATCGAGGGTGAGATGGGCGACTCGCACGTGGGTCTGCAGGCCCGTCTGATGAGCCAGGCCCTGCGCAAGATCACCAGTGCCCTGAACCAGTCGAAGACGACGGCGATCTTCATCAACCAGCTCCGCGAGAAGATCGGCGTGATGTTCGGCTCCCCGGAGACCACGACCGGTGGCCGGGCGCTGAAGTTCTACGCCTCGGTGCGCCTCGACATCCGCCGCATCGAGACGCTGAAGGACGGCACGGACGCGGTCGGCAACCGCACGCGCGTCAAGGTCGTCAAGAACAAGGTCGCGCCGCCCTTCAAGCAGGCCGAGTTCGACATCCTCTACGGGCACGGCATCAGCCGCGAGGGCGGCCTGATCGACATGGGCGTGGAGCACGGCTTCGTCCGCAAGGCCGGCGCCTGGTACACGTACGAGGGCGACCAGCTCGGCCAGGGCAAGGAGAACGCGCGCAACTTCCTGAAGGACAACCCCGACCTCGCCAACGAGATCGAGAAGAAGATCCTGGAGAAGCTGGGCGTCGGTGTGAGGCCCACGGCGCCCACCGCCGAGCCGGGCGCGGACGCGGCGGTCTCGGCCGCCCCGGACGACGCCGCGAAGACGGTGCCCGCTCCGGCTGCCAAGACCACCAAGTCCAGGGCCGCGGCGGCCAAGAGCTAG
- a CDS encoding putative leader peptide: MTDTCVRLWRRVHMDLVRYAGCVCRPSF, translated from the coding sequence GTGACCGACACCTGTGTGCGCCTGTGGCGGAGGGTCCATATGGACCTCGTCCGCTATGCGGGCTGCGTGTGTCGTCCGTCCTTCTGA
- a CDS encoding amino acid ABC transporter permease: MFDFLQGYDVLGAFWTTVKLTVVSALGSLVLGTLLAAMRVSPVPLMRGFGTAYVNIVRNIPLTVIIVFSSLGLADIFGVTMGASDNFDVQGFRLAVLSLVGYHAAFVCEALRSGINTVPVGQAEAARAIGLSFSQTLRLVVLPQAFRSVIIPLANVLIALTKNTTVAAAIGVAEAASLMKTMIENEAQTVLIAAVFAFGFVVLTLPTGLVLGWLGKRLAVKR, from the coding sequence GTGTTCGACTTTCTTCAAGGTTATGACGTCCTGGGGGCGTTCTGGACGACGGTGAAGCTCACCGTCGTCTCCGCCCTCGGCTCCCTGGTCCTGGGCACCCTGCTGGCCGCGATGCGGGTCAGCCCGGTCCCGCTCATGCGCGGATTCGGCACCGCCTACGTGAACATCGTCCGGAACATCCCGCTGACGGTCATCATCGTGTTCAGTTCGCTCGGCCTCGCGGACATCTTCGGTGTGACGATGGGCGCGTCCGACAACTTCGATGTCCAGGGTTTCCGGCTCGCGGTGCTCAGTCTCGTCGGCTACCACGCGGCGTTCGTCTGCGAGGCGCTGCGCTCCGGCATCAACACCGTGCCGGTCGGACAGGCCGAGGCGGCCCGCGCGATCGGGCTCAGCTTCAGCCAGACCCTGAGGCTCGTCGTGCTGCCGCAGGCGTTCCGTTCCGTCATCATCCCGCTGGCGAACGTGCTGATCGCACTGACCAAGAACACGACCGTGGCCGCCGCCATCGGCGTGGCCGAGGCCGCGAGCCTGATGAAGACGATGATCGAGAACGAGGCCCAGACGGTCCTCATCGCCGCGGTCTTCGCCTTCGGCTTCGTGGTCCTGACCCTCCCCACCGGCCTCGTCCTCGGCTGGCTGGGCAAGCGACTGGCGGTAAAGCGATGA
- a CDS encoding AraC family transcriptional regulator — protein MAGSGQERARHWQYAELPGVDLLRARYVEKIFVRHTHENFVIAAVTEGVEVFHHGGADRYAGPGSLALVNPDTPHTGRAGVPEGWRYGAVYPSPDMVAEIAAETTTLRGTPGFSRPVLDDPYAAGLVHQVLRAAEEGNALAADTLLRVAVTRLLRLNGGPLPQRAVRTAGARLAARARGVLDERMAEPPTLERLAADLGTSPFALLRAFRDAYGMPPHTWLTDARVRRARHLLDAGSTPAEAAVAVGFTDQPHLNRHFGRIVGVPPGAYQRERKNVQDTEGRLLVPSDAWHNRQLSQTYAVKKAENPTRPSSATPLESGSPSDCPVSPSG, from the coding sequence GTGGCAGGTTCGGGGCAGGAGCGGGCACGGCACTGGCAGTACGCGGAGCTGCCCGGTGTCGATCTGCTGCGAGCCCGCTACGTCGAGAAGATCTTCGTGCGCCACACCCACGAGAACTTCGTCATCGCCGCCGTCACCGAGGGCGTCGAGGTCTTCCACCACGGCGGCGCCGACCGGTACGCGGGACCGGGTTCGCTGGCACTGGTCAACCCCGACACACCGCACACCGGACGCGCAGGCGTTCCCGAGGGATGGAGATACGGGGCTGTGTACCCCTCGCCGGACATGGTCGCCGAGATCGCCGCCGAGACCACCACCCTTCGAGGCACCCCCGGCTTCAGCCGCCCGGTACTCGACGACCCGTATGCGGCGGGCCTGGTCCACCAGGTGCTCAGGGCCGCGGAGGAGGGCAACGCGCTGGCCGCCGACACCTTGCTGAGGGTCGCCGTGACCCGGCTGCTGCGCCTGAACGGAGGGCCACTGCCGCAGCGGGCCGTGCGCACCGCGGGTGCCCGGCTCGCGGCACGCGCGCGTGGCGTGCTGGACGAGCGGATGGCCGAGCCGCCGACCCTGGAGCGGCTCGCGGCGGATCTCGGCACCAGCCCGTTCGCGCTGCTGCGCGCGTTCCGGGACGCCTACGGCATGCCGCCCCACACCTGGCTGACCGATGCGCGGGTGCGCCGCGCACGGCACCTCCTGGACGCCGGGTCCACCCCCGCCGAAGCGGCCGTCGCCGTCGGCTTCACGGATCAGCCGCACCTCAACCGCCACTTCGGCCGGATCGTGGGCGTGCCTCCGGGCGCCTACCAGCGGGAGCGCAAGAACGTACAAGACACCGAGGGGCGACTCCTCGTACCGTCCGACGCGTGGCACAACAGACAGCTCTCCCAGACATACGCAGTGAAGAAGGCGGAAAACCCGACACGGCCGTCGTCCGCGACGCCCTTGGAGTCGGGGTCGCCGTCGGACTGTCCGGTTTCGCCTTCGGGGTGA
- a CDS encoding AzlC family ABC transporter permease, giving the protein MRSEEGGKPDTAVVRDALGVGVAVGLSGFAFGVTSAGSGLSLLQTCALSLLVFTGASQFALVGALAAGGNPLTAAAGAFFLGVRNAFYGLRLSQLLALPRAVRPFAAQWVIDETTAVALAQPTRRSVRIGFTVTGLSLYLLWNLTTFLGAAGAEAIGDTDAWGLDAAGPAVFLALLAPMLKTATERAVAGIAVLLGLGLLPVLPAGVPVLVAALAAPAVLYATGHRRADTARDASAGGSDEAPAGAVSGSPAGAHDDGSDGSGSDVSGDVR; this is encoded by the coding sequence ATACGCAGTGAAGAAGGCGGAAAACCCGACACGGCCGTCGTCCGCGACGCCCTTGGAGTCGGGGTCGCCGTCGGACTGTCCGGTTTCGCCTTCGGGGTGACCTCGGCCGGCAGTGGGCTCAGCCTGCTCCAGACCTGCGCCCTCAGCCTCCTGGTGTTCACCGGGGCGTCGCAGTTCGCGCTCGTGGGCGCGCTCGCGGCCGGAGGCAACCCGCTCACCGCGGCCGCCGGCGCGTTCTTCCTCGGGGTCCGGAACGCGTTCTACGGGCTGCGGCTGTCCCAGCTGCTGGCCCTCCCGCGCGCGGTACGCCCGTTCGCCGCGCAGTGGGTGATCGACGAGACAACGGCCGTGGCGCTCGCACAGCCCACCCGCCGCAGCGTCCGGATCGGCTTCACCGTCACCGGCCTGTCCCTCTACCTGCTGTGGAACCTCACCACCTTCCTCGGCGCGGCCGGGGCCGAGGCCATCGGGGACACCGACGCGTGGGGCCTGGACGCGGCCGGGCCCGCGGTGTTCCTTGCGCTGCTCGCGCCGATGCTGAAGACCGCCACGGAACGTGCCGTCGCCGGAATCGCGGTCCTTCTCGGGCTCGGGCTGCTGCCCGTGCTGCCCGCCGGAGTCCCGGTGCTGGTGGCCGCCCTGGCCGCCCCCGCCGTGCTCTACGCGACGGGGCACCGCCGCGCGGACACAGCCCGCGACGCCTCCGCGGGCGGGTCGGACGAGGCACCGGCCGGCGCGGTGAGCGGGTCACCGGCCGGTGCGCACGACGACGGGTCGGACGGGTCAGGTTCGGACGTGTCAGGAGACGTGCGGTGA
- a CDS encoding cysteine dioxygenase: MSVPPPVSTSASAAAASAVSGAPRTPTQADLLAFVRRTAADAELIASLPLDPEGRTWVRLEGPGGSEAWLIGWPPGTGTGWHDHAESVGAFLTARGELKENSLAARLPADGWKTLELTEDIDRQRKLPAGTGRGFGRHHVHEVLNESAEEHAISVHAYYPPLPQIRRYSRTGPVLRLEHVERPEDWQ; encoded by the coding sequence GTGTCTGTACCACCCCCTGTCTCCACGTCTGCCTCGGCAGCCGCCGCCTCCGCGGTATCCGGCGCACCCCGTACCCCCACGCAGGCCGACCTGCTGGCCTTCGTACGCCGCACGGCAGCCGACGCCGAGCTGATCGCCTCGCTCCCCCTCGACCCCGAGGGCCGTACCTGGGTGCGGCTCGAAGGCCCCGGCGGCAGTGAGGCCTGGCTCATCGGCTGGCCGCCGGGCACCGGAACCGGCTGGCACGACCACGCCGAATCGGTGGGCGCCTTCCTCACCGCGCGGGGCGAACTCAAGGAGAACTCCCTCGCCGCCCGGCTGCCCGCCGACGGCTGGAAGACCCTGGAACTCACCGAGGACATCGACCGGCAGCGGAAACTGCCGGCGGGCACCGGCCGCGGCTTCGGGCGCCATCACGTGCACGAGGTACTGAACGAGTCCGCCGAGGAGCACGCGATCTCGGTCCACGCCTACTACCCGCCGCTCCCGCAGATCCGCCGCTACAGCCGTACGGGCCCGGTCCTGCGTCTGGAGCATGTCGAACGTCCGGAGGACTGGCAGTGA